In the Pecten maximus chromosome 5, xPecMax1.1, whole genome shotgun sequence genome, TATATTCTAACTTTCATGGGATATATTCACAAGAGTTTGGCTTTCtatcaataataatatatataataattcatatgaaaaattatataatctgtatactGTATCTCTATATGGGTTATTAAATATTCTTAATTAATGTGTAATAGGAAGCTGTAATAAAAAATACCGTGCCCGCGCTGggctcgaactagcgaccttCGCTTCCAAGTCAAACGTCCTGCCAGTAGGCTAAAGGGAAAATGTCccgctagtctgagctagtaaacTCACATTATATTCTCTACTTTTACAGTTTGACTACTCCCTGCTTCACACAAAGCCTTGGGGTTTCGCCCCCGAAGACAACCATGGGCACAACCAAGGTTCTTAAACTCTAATTTTTAGGATGCCTCTCAGTCTCCAATAGTTTTCACTTACAGTGGTCAACGGCATCAAATTcgtaataggaaggagtagtGAAAAATACTCTGTCCATGCCAGGCTTCGAACTAGTCATCAAggcaaacatatatatatatactattggctaaagggaaattctcGACATCtgttttagataaataaattatagaaaaagTCAGTCATACACAATGACCTAGTGTTTTATACCCGAGTATTCCAAACTATTTCTGTGCAAATTATTACATTTGCTGCCTGGTTTGtgcaaggggaggtaacttgtaATATACTCTAGTTGATGCCGCCTCAAGCTCTTggaatattaatgatataaatggCCTTTCACTCATCAAATATCTTTAGTCTCTGAATTTCCAATTAGAAAAAAAGTGAAATCTTTGCTTGTTTCTACATTTGATactttaaatgaaaatagaatACTTCCGATTGGTTTGTCTTTTCCAAGAAATAGGCCACAGCTTGTTAGGATAATCAACCGTAAAACATCCAATAATGCactttgaaatttatatttatatactactTGCTTTTCTCCTTTATTTTGATCCTTCATGCATAGCATCTATGAGTGGCCTTGGCGCTTTGATTATAAGTTGTTAATTGACTTAAttgagttatttcccttacatttgtgtatacatagttccatttatataatgtatctctTTCTGTCATTTTGCAGTCAAAGAAGTCTTCAACAGCTGATGATGTAAGTTATAAAcaattatatggtatatattgtatttggtATACAAGATATGGTAATTGAAGATATACATCTAACATACTTATCTGGTATACAAGATATGGTAATCGATGATACACATCTAACATACTTATCTGGTATACAAGATATGGTAATtgatgatatatacatctaACATACTTATCTGGTATACAAGATATGGTAATtgatgatatatacatctaACATACTTATCTGGTATACAAGATATGGTAATTGATGATATACATCTAACATACTTATCTGGTATACAAGATATGGTAATtgatgatatatacatctaACATACTTATCTGGTATACAAGATATGGTAATTGATGATACATCTAACATACTTATCTGTATACAAGATATGGTAATTGATGATACACATCTAACATACTTATCTGGTATACAAGATATGGTAATTGATGATATAACATCTAAACATACTTATCTGGTATACAAGATATGGTAATTGATGATATACATCTAACATACTTATCTGGTATACAAGATATGGTAATtgatgatatatacatctaACATACTTATCTGGTATACAAATTTGCAAGATATGGTAATTGATGATACACATCTAACATACTTATCTGGTATACAAGATATGGTAATTGATGATACACATCTAACATACTTATCTGGTATACAAGATATGGTAATtgatgatatatacatctaACATACTTATCTGGTATACAAATTTGCAAGATATGGTAATTGATGATACACATCTAACATACTTATCTGGTATACAAGATATGGTAATtgatgatatatacatctaACATACTTATCTGGTATACAAGATATGGtaattgataatatatacatctaaCATACTTATCTGCAAAGAAAtccctgtatataatatattatcttATTTATGAAGAATCAATCAATTTTAATAGCAATAAGCTAAAAGTGGTTCACACTTAGGCCCATACCTAACTTTTTAGGGAGGAGGTAGATAACGGTACTGATATTTTAGATTAGAGGAAAGGgtttatttgagaataaatatggtatcaaacttttacactagaggtGGGGCTTATATGATAACAACTATGGTACCTAACATTTACACTAAGGGCAAGGCTAACTATACTTGAGTACAGTTCTTAACTTGTAAGAAGAATATGGTAATGAATTCCCATTTCAATAATACCCAAATGTTTCTCATCAGAATTAATGAAGAAGAAATCTGAGAACTGATTAGTGGCTAGGGGGTACACGGGGAAGTGTACGTTAAAGGGTCCTGTTTCCAAGGTTACAGGGACCAAATATAGTTAAAGATTAATTTGcgaatcttcttctcaagttctaaaATACCCAGGCAGGGCACTTTGTCTAGTAGGTTCCTGCTATAGAATCCTATGAAATGTTCTCACACCAAATGACTTTGACcaattttcaaggtcacatgggttcAATATCAAGAATCTTCCCAGGTCCCATAAGACCCAGAGGCCTGATGTTTTGCAAGTAGCAACCTTGGATAAAATGTTAGAAATTTTAAGAATCATCTTCTTAAGTTGAATAAGTGCTAGAGGGCTGACATTTTCCTAGAAGGTACCTAGCTAGGACAGAATAATATAAAGATTCCTCATATAGATAACCTTGACTTATTTGCAAGGTTATGGGAGCTAAATAGTTAAAGATTCATTTGCAAATCTTCTCGGGGTCTAAAAGACCCATTGCACTCAACTTTCACCAGTATCTTTCTGCTATGGAGTGTTATGTCCATCCTCACACcaataatgaccttgacatattttcaatgtcacagtggccttatatgttttaaatcatCAAGAATTTTCTTCCCAAGTTCAAGAAGACATGTCTGAAATTTTGCAACCAAGTAACTTGGATAGAGTGATAAACGGTTTCCtgatataaatgaccttgacctattttcaagcttacaggggtcaaatagtTTAAAGTTCCTTTGCAAATCTTCTTCTAAGATGTTCTTGCATTGAAGACCCAGGGTACTCATCTTTGACTAGTAGATACCTGCTATGGAGTGCTATAAGGTTTCCTCGTACCAATAAGCTTGAAAGTCAAGGGggttaaatatgttaaaaaacttcaatattCTTCTTTTCATTAAAGTTCTAGAAAATCCATGTGCCTAATATTTTGCCACCAGGTACCTAGGACATGGGTATACCATTTCCAGAAACATCACTAATATATTACGGTCAACATGCAAATTGGAAATAGTAATTTTTCCTTTATTCCTTACTAGCCATGTGAATGATTCAGGCCCTCTGGGACTCTTGTGTGAATTTTAATATGCATGCTTATATTATCTGAATTTGTTAGTGTCTACATGTTGACTATAGTTATATTATCTGACTTTGTTTTCAACAGGAACCGGAAGCAAAACAAGTCAAAGTTGAAGAAGCGGATACCTCAGTATGTATAACTCGTGTATTCGTTGTGTTTGTTTAGAAGTTTATAATGTCTTAAGGATGTTACTTTATAAGGCCCATGTCTTGTAGGTAGTGTTCAGGATTGCTTGGGAAATCCAGTGGGTCTCTTGTCTCTCTTTCTTtcaattaaaagttaaaaattaaGCTGATAAACCACTGACATATGTTCCTGTGTTATAGAATGGCAAAGCTCCCAAACCTAAAAAGGAAGACAGTCTAGAGTCTCTTCCAGAGGGCACGGACACCAGTTTCCCTAAAGAGTTCAACCCAGATAAAACAACAGCTGATGGACGTAAAGCCAAGTTGAAAATCACCTCCTGGAATGTCAATGGGCTGCGTGCCTGGATGAAGGTACAGAAATGAAATTTGATTGTCACATCAGTGATCATGAACTATTACCATTTTACAATCAAGCCTTTTACAACAACTCATTTCATAGGAATTGTTGTTGAGAAGCTAATTaaatggtctttatagacaagtTTCCATTGTACAGAGGTGACATTTAGGACAGATTTGACAGTACACTTGTGTTAAATTTGTGATTGTTACATCAATGAACCATTACCGTTTCATAAATAGGCGCATATTACATTTATGGTAAGTTCTCTATTTATATTCTTGTTCCTGTGAAGTTATTGTTGGCTTGATTTAATCATCAGAGTAATCACCAAATTGATAGGGAGATAACCTTGTTGTTGATAGGGAGATGACCTTGTTGTTGATAGGGAGATGACCTTGTTGTTGATAGGGAGATGACCTTGTTGTTGATAGGGAGATGACCTTGTTGTTGATAGGGAGATGACCTTGTTGTTGATAGGGAGATGACCATGTTGTTGATAGGGAGATGACCTTGTTGTTGATAGGGAGATGACCTTGTTGTTGATAGGGAGATGACCTTGTTGTTGATAGGGAGATGACCTTGTTGTTGATAGGGAGATGACCTTGTTGTTGATAGGGAGATGACCATGTTGTTGATAGGGCGATAACCTTGTTGTTGATAGAGAGATGACCTTGTTGTTGATAGGGAGATGACCTTGTTGTTGATAGGGAGATAACCTTGTTGTTGATAGGGAAATAGCCTTGTTGTTGATAGGAAGATAACCTTGTTGTTGATAGGAAGATAACCTTGTTGTTGAATAGGAGATGACATTGTTGTTGATAGGGAGATGACCTTGTGGTTGATAGGGAGATGACCTTGTTGTTGATAGGGAGATGACCATGTTGTTGATAGGGAGATGACCTTGTTGTTGATAGGGAGATGACCTTGTTGTTGATAGGGAGATGACCTTGTTGTTGATAGGGAGATGACCTTGTTGTTGATAGGGAGATGACCTTGTTGATAGGGAGATGACCTTGTTGTTGATAGGGAGATAACCTTGCTGTTGATAGGGAGATGACCTTGTTGTTGATAGGGAGATGACCTTGTTTTTGATAGGGAGATGACCTTGTTGTTGATAGGGAGATGACCATGTTGTTGATTGGGAGATGACCTTGTTGTTGATAGGGAGATGACCTTGTTGTTGATAGGGAGATGACCTTGTTGTTGATAGGGATATAACCTTGTTGTTGATAGGGAGATGGCCAGAGCTACCTTAAGACCTATGACCCTGATATCCTTTGCGTCCAAGAGACCAAGTGCTCCCTAGCCAAGCTGCCTAAGGATGTTGAAGTGGAGGGTTACCATGTCTACTGGTCAGCAGCAGAAACTGAGGGTTACGCTGGGACTGGCATGTACACAAAAACAAAGCCCATCAGTCTGACATATGGCATTGGTAAGTATTTCTAGGTGTCCTGatgttaaatctgttacatatACCAAAAATAGAATTTGTAATACTTTCTTGCTATCACTCTAAcagttttatattatcatatttgcCAACTTTCCCAAATTTTTGGAGTTTCCTGACTTCAGCCTGTCTGCTATGTCTCCTTATCGTTACAATCAAAAGTGGGGTCATCTCCTGATTTGGGGAAAACCTGTCTTTATAACCCTGTATGGAGaccctattcatcttgttaaGTTCATTAAGGCCTACGACAGGTAACGCTTGCCAGCTAGTTAAAGGCCTAAGCATGATCTGCTCACAAATTGTAATGATTTGATACTTCATTGTAAGTATGACACTATATAACCAGACAAATAAAAAGTTCAACTCATTAGGGCCCTGCGAAAGAGCTTGAgtgtgatatcattgtgataatttgtaTTGATTAACAGCAGTTTAgcttaaaacatatttttggtaatatttatgtaataatttAGAGTCTTGTATTAATTACCAGACAGCTTCATTAGCGAGTTCTGTTAAACAGTTctcagaaattattttaaaaacaaatcattgaTGTATAGTTTTTGTCACTGATTATGACTGCTTATTTACCTTCCATAGTTGATTTTAACAgaggtttatatatattacagtaacaCAATGTAAAACAGACTAGATTACATAAAGCATactcataaaaataaaatatgactAGCATTGTATCACAAGTTCAACCTCACCAGCAATATGTGAGTTTTCTTGGCTGTAAACCTGCCAAAAACTTAATTAATATTATGAcatcttcaaaacatttaaacatcTACTTCTGAATAACAAAGAGTCACCGAGTCCCTACTTTTATACTGATACAGGTACAGAAAAACATGACAATGACAACAGTTTATTATACTGTTGTATTTTCAGGTACAGAAAAACATGACAATGAGGGCCGTACCATCACCGCCGAGTTTGACAGAGTCCCTATTATTATACTGTTGTATTTTCAGGTACAAAAAAACATGACAATGAGGGCCGCACCATCACCGCCGAGTTTGACAGAGTCCCTATTATTATACTGTTGTATTTTCAGGTACAGAAAAACATGACAATGAGGGCCGTACCATCACCGCCGAGTTTGACAGAGTCCCTATTATTATACTGTTGTATTTTCAGGTACAGAAAAACATGACAATGAGGGCCGTACCATTACCGCCGAGTTTGACAGAGTCCCTATTATTATACTGTTGTATTTTCAGGTACAAAAAAACATGACAATGAGGGCCGTACCATTACCGCCGAGTTTGACAGAGTCCCTATTATTATACTGTTGTATTTTCAGGTACAAAAAAACATGACAATGAGGGCCATACCATCACCGCCGAGTTTGACAGAGTCCCTATTATTATACTGTTGTATTTTCAGGTACAAAAAAACATGACAATGAGGGCCGTACCATTACTGCCGAGTTTGACAGAGTCCCTATTATTATACTGTTGTATTTTCAGGTACAAAAAAACATGACAATGAGGGCCGTACCATCACTGCCGAGTTTGACAGAGTCCCTATTATTATACTGTTGTATTTTCAGGTACAAAAAAACATGACAATGAGGGCCGTACCATCACCGCCGAGTTTGACAGAGTCCCTATTATTATACTGTTGTATTTTCAGGTACAAAAAAACATGACAATGAGGGCCGTACCATCACCGCCGAGTTTGACAGAGTCCCTATTATTATACTGTTGTATTTTCAGGTACAGAAAAACATGACAATGAGGGCCGTACCATTACCGCCGAGTTTGACAGAGTCCCTATTATTATACTGTTGTATTTTCAGGTACAAAAAAACATGACAATGAGGGCCGTACCATTACCGCCGAGTTTGACAGAGTCCCTATTATTATACTGTTGTATTTTCAGGTACAAAAAAACATGACAATGAGGGCCATACCATCACCGCCGAGTTTGACAGAGTCCCTATTATTATACTGTTGTATTTTCAGGTACAAAAAAACATGACAATGAGGGCCGTACCATTACTGCCGAGTTTGACAGAGTCCCTATTATTATACTGTTGTATTTTCAGGTACAAAAAAACATGACAATGAGGGCCGTACCATCACCGCCGAGTTTGACAGAGTCCCTATTATTATACTGTTGTATTTTCAGGTACAAAAAAACATGACAATGAGGGCCGTACCATCACCGCCGAGTTTGACAGAGTCCCTATTATTATACTGTTGTATTTTCAGGTACAGAAAAACATGACAATGAGGGCCGTACCATCACCGCCGAGTTTGACAGAGTCCCTATTATTATACTGTTGTATTTTCAGGTACAGAAAAACATGACAATGAGGGCCGTACCATCACCGCCGAGTTTGACAGAGTCCCTATTATTATACTGTTGTATTTTCAGGTACAGAAAAACATGACAATGAGGGCCGTACCATCACCGCCGAGTTTGACAGAGTCCCTATTATTATACTGTTGTATTTTCAGGTACAGAAAAACATGACAATGAGGGCCGTACCATCACCGCCGAGTTTGACAGAGTCCCTATTATTATACTGTTGTATTTTCAGGTACAAAAAAACATGACAATGAGGGCCGTACCATCACCGCCGAGTTTGATAAGTTCTTTCTTGTGACCTCATGTAAGTATACTTTCAAATTACTCAAGCTTGTTATCTATATGCAGGGTAATGTTCAAGTTGTTTAAATCGTAGTAAAGTTGTTTGCTTATTCTACTTTTAGTGACAAATAGTTCCCAAATTATCACATACAACAATGTTATGTCAATTCTGTAAAGAATTGtaaaaattaatgtaattcaTCCAGGGAGCAGATCTCATTTTTGCCCCTGGGATggaggtaaactttactatagtttatatagggaaatcatatgTTTGACTATCATCTGTTGGATTTCTTTTGtaatttattctaacttggttcgAATTAGCAGTTTTGGAAGGCATTTTCTTGGTATGCAAATGTTGGCCcgactgaccccaaggggccgaTAGGCAGGGTAAAAGAAATACTTtaaaaactcaggtgaccgttcggtgtctctggaactaagcaatggatatcgctcatatttgactgatCGAATCCTTaggtggtggggattcaaaaagcTACAAATTGTGGGGCTGACCCTCAGGGGGATGAGGGATGGGGTTAAAAAAGGCCAATTTagctatatataacaaattctAGCCAGGTGAGCAATTCAGGCCCTCTGAGcgttttgtttaaatttcaaaatcctGGTAAAACAAGTGTGTAACATGTTGTTTTTCAGATGTTCCAAATTCGGGAAAAGGCCTAGTGAGGCTGAGCTACCGAACCAAAGAATGGGACATAGACTTCCGTAAATATCTCAAGAAATTAGACGCCAAGAAACCTGTCATTTTATGTGGAGATCTTAACGTTGCTCACACACCTACAGGTAagaatgtgttatataatctgaCTTGTCACACTCCTACAGGTGAGgctgtgttatataaactgacTGGTCACACACCTACAGGTGAGgctgtgttatataaactgacTTGTCACACACCTACAGGTGAGgctgtgttatataaactgacTTGTCACACACCTACAGGTGAGgctgtgttatataaactgacTTGTCACACACCTACAGGTGAGgctgtgttatataaactgacTTGTCACACACCTACAGGTGAGgctgtgttatataaactgacTTGTCACACACCTACAGGTGAGgctgtgttatataaactgacTTGTCACACACCTACAGGTGAGgctgtgttatataaactgacTTGTTACACACCTACAGGTGagactgttttatataaactgaCTTGTCACACACCTACAGGTGAGgctgtgttatataaactgacTTGTCACACACCTACAGGTGagactgttttatataaactgaCTTGTCACACTCCTACAGGTGAGgctgtgttatataaactgacTTGTCACACTCCTACAGGTGAGgctgtgttatataaactgacTTGTCACACTCCTACAGGTGAGgctgtgttatataaactgacTTGTCACACACCTACAGGTGAGgctgtgttatataaactgacTTGTCACACACTACAGGTGAGgctgtgttatataactgaCTTGTCACACTCCTACAGGTGAGgctgtgttatataaactgGCTTGTCACACACCTACAGGTGAGgctgtgttatataaactgacTTGTCACACACCTGCAGGTCAGgctgtgttatataaactgacTTGTCACACACCTACAGGTGAGgctgttttatataaactgaCTTGTCACACTCCTACAGGTGAGgctgtgttatataaactgacTTGTCACACTCCTACAGGTGAGgctgtgttatataaactgacTTGTCACACACCTACAGGTGAGgctgtgttatataaactgacTTGTCACACACCTACAGGTGAGgctgtgttatataatctgACTTGTCACACACCTACAGGTGAGgctgtgttatataaactgacTTGTCACACACCTACAGGTGAgactgtgttatataaactgacTTGTCACACACCTACAGGTgaggttgtgttatataatctgaCTTGTCACACACCTACAGGTGAGgctgtgttatataaactgacTTGTCACACACCTACAGGTGAGcctgtgttatataaactgacTTGTCACACACCTACAGGTAAGgctgtgttatataaactgacTGGTCATACACCTACAGGTGAGgctgtgttatataaactgacTTGTCACACACCTGCAGGGCAGactttttttatgtaaactgaCTTGtcatacacatacaggtgaggctgtgttatataaactgacTTGTCACACACCAACAGGTAAGGTTCTGTTGTACGTACCGACTTGTCACACATCCAAATGTACTGACAACCTGAGATCTAGAGACACAGAGATGGCAGAATTTCTGTTATTAACTTTGATCAGAAGTTATTTGATGCAATAAGTGTGAAAACTTACATGAAAGTTGTTAAGTATTTTCTGTGTTCCTGTTTCCAGATCTGAAGAACCCCAAGACAAACAAGAAGACACCAGGATTTACGGAGGCAGAGAGAGAGGAGTTTACAAACCTGCTGGCAGAAGGATTTGTAGATTCCTTTAGGGAGCTCTACCCTAATGCCCGGGACTGTTTCTCCTTCTGGACGTACATGATGAATTCCAGGGCTAAGAATGTTGGTTGGTGAGTATCCACTGGATGGTAGCTAGTAGGACGATCCTGATCAAATTTAACAAGGTTTATTATAAATAACTCGCCTGCCCAAAGGTCatgtgagcttatgccatgatGCGGTGTCCATTATCTAGCTGGCCTTCAGGTCATACAgcatcaacttttcctttaacaacttcttctcaattagcaagaggcccagagacctgttTTTGGGATTGAAGCATGCTTGAGGGAAGGGCTTCCAAGTCTGTTCATGTGAATgcccttgacctattttcaaggtcacatgggtaaaaTGTGCTTAAATGTTAAACCTAGCCTAtggttatatttgaaaaaagtgGTGATCAGCTTAGCATTTGCATAAATGATTAGGTCAACTTAAAAGTTGTATTAGAAGCAGTCGAGCACTACAGGCCCCTTGGGCttcttgttttatatttgaataCTGTGTGAAAAGTGATATTATAGAAGATTTTGGAGGATGTGAAAAAAAACTAGTGCTATAATTTCTACTGT is a window encoding:
- the LOC117328213 gene encoding exodeoxyribonuclease-like isoform X2, with amino-acid sequence MGTTKSKKSSTADDEPEAKQVKVEEADTSNGKAPKPKKEDSLESLPEGTDTSFPKEFNPDKTTADGRKAKLKITSWNVNGLRAWMKGDGQSYLKTYDPDILCVQETKCSLAKLPKDVEVEGYHVYWSAAETEGYAGTGMYTKTKPISLTYGIGTKKHDNEGRTITAEFDKFFLVTSYVPNSGKGLVRLSYRTKEWDIDFRKYLKKLDAKKPVILCGDLNVAHTPTDLKNPKTNKKTPGFTEAEREEFTNLLAEGFVDSFRELYPNARDCFSFWTYMMNSRAKNVGWRLDYFVLSERLKDDLCDSIIQQSIMGSDHCPIMLSMAL
- the LOC117328213 gene encoding exodeoxyribonuclease-like isoform X1, whose amino-acid sequence is MPAKGKRKSKKSSTADDEPEAKQVKVEEADTSNGKAPKPKKEDSLESLPEGTDTSFPKEFNPDKTTADGRKAKLKITSWNVNGLRAWMKGDGQSYLKTYDPDILCVQETKCSLAKLPKDVEVEGYHVYWSAAETEGYAGTGMYTKTKPISLTYGIGTKKHDNEGRTITAEFDKFFLVTSYVPNSGKGLVRLSYRTKEWDIDFRKYLKKLDAKKPVILCGDLNVAHTPTDLKNPKTNKKTPGFTEAEREEFTNLLAEGFVDSFRELYPNARDCFSFWTYMMNSRAKNVGWRLDYFVLSERLKDDLCDSIIQQSIMGSDHCPIMLSMAL